A region of the Arachis hypogaea cultivar Tifrunner chromosome 15, arahy.Tifrunner.gnm2.J5K5, whole genome shotgun sequence genome:
ATCTCCATCTTTCACAACTAATCTACACTGTGACGAGATTGCAGAAATAGGTGATAACAAGAATACTCCTGTGATGATCCCAATTTTTGGGGAAGTTGGAGAACCAGATGTCGTGGAAGGTGTATTAGGGGATGACGATGATGTGGAGCCCGTCATGATTGATGATGGTAGAGATGATGATATAGGAAGGAGTATTCCTGTTGGGGCTAGTGGAAGTATCAAGTTATGAACTCAGCAGTATCCGCCGCATTTTTCGACTTTAGACTTAGATGCCATGAGACAACAGGAGTTTCTGGATGTAAAATCTGATTTCGGGACCAAAGATTCACAGGACACTGTAAGTCTAGCTGAATTCCAAGTCAGTCTGCAGTTTCAGAATAAAGAAGAAGTCGTCTTATGTGTGAAAACTTATAGTATCTACTGTGAGATTGAGTACAATGTGTTGAAATCGAACCATGCCAAGTATTACGAAAAATGTAAGGAGTTCAGAAATAGTTGCAGATGGTTCAGTCAGCCCATTCGATTTACTAGAGATCTAAACCATGGGCTTAAATCGAAGCTTGTTGTTTTGATTCATTATGGGTAGcacaatttgaattttaaatcatatataaTAAATCGATACAATTAAATtcgttttatatttaaatttactaATTTGAATCTTATTGATCCGATTTAATACTAGAATggctaatttaaatttaataaattcgatttatatataaatatcaaccaaaacatgcatgTATCGTTTCTTCTTTTAGAACGACGTTTCTTCTTTTAGAACAGTCATGTAAATTTAAAACTCTAATGATTAGTTTATGTGATTTgtctttataaaatatataaaaagttatATAGTTGAGCCCATGATTTATTTCATTTTACCTCcgtattaattttatttacattAAGACTagcattaattatttactaagaTTGATTTATTACTAAGATATATAATTTAGTTGAATTTATTGTAAAGAGGTCGATGTAAGAAATTTATTAATGAATATCCAAAATCTTTTAATAATTCataagtatatttttttaaaaaaagataaaagatttaatttacATTCCTTTAATCAGTATATGAGACTTAttactaataaaatatttttttaattaaagattattattcatttattttcgcattttatattatatctattttcttTAAGTATATTTTTGTTTCTACTAGTTAAATTTTCTATATGCGTCACCGATGTCATATAAGTATATAACTAATGACCATCATTAGGAACCTGCCATGAACTTATGCCTTAGGTGAAAACAGAACCGTAAATTTGATTCCCATAAGGTCATAACCATCTTCTATATATAAGGTTAAATATAGGAAAAGTTGTTTGTGCCTTGCCATTTACACATTTAATTTGTGTCTGTTTTCTTTTCAGAGTATGAAGTGTTGTAGCTATGCAAGAATGGAACATTCTCACTAGTTAGTGATTCTAGGCTACCAATAACATCTTCCTCTGCCTCTTCTTTTGATTTGCCCCACAATACAGTGTAGAGTCCAATTGATATTATTGTAGCCCCAATTATACTGCAAAATATGAGGAAGGAGTTAAAAACCACATGCCTTCATATAAGCATAAAGAATCAAATGTTTAAAGggaaaagaaaagtgaattaaCCCTACCTTCCAATATAAAGAGTGTCACCTAGGAACATGACTCCCATGGCAACAGAAATAACAATTGATAGTGGCTTGAATGCTGTTACAAAAACTGGTCCTTTTATGTGCATCACCCAAGCATAAATTGCATTGCTCAAGAACTTTCCAAGTAAaccctaatttaaaaaaatagagttTCATCAATAAATTACTATAACTTAAGATCATATAAAATATCGATGCTAACACGGACACATAACACGAAACCATAGATATGATTCATATGATTTAGGAGATACAAAcacatcaaaattttaaaatgacaAGACAAAAACatgatatattttcaaaatttaaatgctAATCAAAACAATTATAAATAGTAAACCACCATCACTATTCACTATCACGATAAACAACCAATATTAACAGTTTTGAACCCTGTTAACACTATATCTAAATTGTATTTGAAGTgtcaacaaattttaaaaacaataataattaataaaaaagatatacaTGTGTTACGTGTCATAAAGTGTCTTTTGAGCGGACATTGATATATGTCGAACATATTGACACATCGATTAATTGATTTTTGCTTTATAGTTAAGAATTTATAGTCCAAAGAGGTGTTAGCTATCTTACTGAGCAAAGAATTGAGACCAATGAAATGTCTAGCCTTATCTTCCAAGCACTTGCATTAGGCTCTAAAATTGAACCTACAATTGTAGATATGATGGTTGAAGTCACGTTGTAAAAGAAGAGCATACTTAGTTCATCTGGGTAATCCTTCAATACATCCacctataaaattaaattaatacacaaattataatttctaatatatttttatgaagCAACAAGAGATATACAATTGAAAAGAATAATTTTGATCCTCTAGTTCAGGGATATAATTATATAAGTCTAAAGTGCAAGCCATAGTGTCTCAAAAAGTTATCCaaataacattttattttatttttttttaattgttatcaaTTAAGAATTTTATTGTAAAGAATTTGAATTGTATGTACCTGTAAAATGTACCATattgaaaaaagtaaataatcagCTGTTAGAAGAATTCCAGCAAGGACCCAATTTGTGTCCACTGCTCTGGGAAGGTTAATTGGTTGTTGAAGCAGGGGCAATGAGGTAATTTTGGTATGAGAATTGTTGCTGATAGATGGACCTTTGTAGAAAGTCAACACAAATGCTCCTGCTATTGATATTATGCTTCCCATTACCTTAGCTTGACTAATTCTACTTTTTACATCCATCTTTTCCATCCTTAATTGCAATTATGGCCATAGAAGAAcaaaataagaatcataaatataaataaaatgagaAAGAATTCATTACTTTATAGGGTTCCTAAACATTAATTAATTGTAACTATCTGTTTCCTTTCCTTTAGTATTTAAGATTTTgtttaagaaaattattaaattatatcatTATTTTAGACAAACATGTTTCTAATGGTTCAATTCATATGAATATGATAAGTTGTTGCCTTTGAtacattgaaaatttgaaattatagCTCTATGGCTAACACAAGAGTGTTTTAATGTTTTGAGCATTTTGGGTGTCTGGTATTGCATTTAAGAGGAGCAGCATACTTGTATTGTACTAACTTAGGATCTGATTAGTTTCAGTTTTCatagtattttatatatataactttgtgaagaaaacatttaaaaaattaaaattaataaaatcgaTCCTATTTTCACTACCTTTTtcacaaaatcacaaaaatagaaaCAAGAAACAAATCAAACCATTTGTTCAAAAGTGAGACACATTTCTGCCTCATAATTTCTTCAATTTAAGatttaggaaaaaaaaattatacgtaCTCCActcttaaaaatatataaaaaaaaaaactttatcaaCTGTTTTTATTTCCAATCTATATCCATCTTCATGGTCACACTCCTCTCTTTATTCCATGCCGCTCTACTATTGTACCATCATATCCCTTAACACTAGCACCCCACCATTCACCGCACTACCCTCATCATTGCCACTCACTACACCACCACTGCCACTATGCCTGAATTGAACCACACCATCATCAACATTAACAACAATAACCACTATTCCTCCCCTTCCAACTGCCATTGTCATGTCATCCTTCATTCTCGCTATTATTGTTAGCTCCACAATATTTTAAATTGAGTTTTGATGATTAACAAGCACAAATGTATATTATTTCTTTAAGTAATATAAGTAAACTAGATAAAATTTGAACTTTataaagcctcacttaaggataaataattttaaaagttgaCTATGAGTCAACAAACTATCCGTcccatttaataaattttttatttcacttaTCTCTACCGTCACTACAAAGTAAAATATTGAATACTGTTAGATTTAGCATTGCAGAGTAGCGACATTTTTACCAGCGAATTTATTGACAGTTTAGGCATCAAAATCGTAAGTGAAAAAATATTATCGACGGATTTTCATTTCCGACTGTAAATTTGACGGTGACAATTGAAGAGAAAACGGGAAAAATAGGTGCGACATTTAGGATCGGATTATCAGTAAAAAATTTCAACAGTAAACCTACTTAGTGGAACGCTGTGTCTTGATAATCTACAAATCCGCCGGTAAATCCCATGATAACTGTGCCCTAAATTCGAACTGCAAACCTTCTTCTCCTCATTTAAatttttctctctctaactctttcgtctcccactctctctctctctctacccctCTCATCTCACCGGCATCCCTCTCTTCTCCGGAAGTCCCCTCCGACGCCGGTAGCCCCCTCCTTCGTCGGTGCTATTTGTCACCGTTGCTGCTGCCAGATTCTGTCACTGTTGCTGTCGCTGCTTTTGCCGCCTTCTTCTTTTTGGCGTTGGTACTCTTCTTCAAGTAATGCTTTTGAATtgtccattttgtaaaataggaATAACgtctaatttattattataattttggttgtgatttgttattataattttgtgtttgttatttttgttctgatttgttattataattttggttctggtttgttattataattgtgttcgttatttgattttaatttgttattataattttagttctgatttgttattataattttgtatttattatttgatCCTAATATGTTATTATAagttattataattttgattcttatttgttattataattttgtatttgttattttagttttgatttgttattataattgtgtttgttattttattctttattattataagTTTGGTTctgatttattattataattttgtgttCGTTATTTGATTCTGATTTGTTATTAAGTAATTATAATTCTGGTTctaatttgttattataattttgtgttCGTTATTTGGTTCTGATTTGTTCTGATTCTAATTAAAACATGTTTTGAGGTGTTGTTGATTAAGTTATTGGTTTGATTATGAACAAATTAAAATACCTAAGCAGTTAGGAACTCAACTAATTAGTTAATTGATTAAGTTATTTTGGATATGTTGTAGCTGTTTGTAAGTTTTAATTCATGATTGAAGTTGGTTGGATTTGTGTAAACAGTAAATGTGGATATATGTCCAACTTTACGGGAGGTTATTTAtgccaattttttttccaaatcatataaatGTACACATAATTTGTGTTGTATTTGCTGATTTATGTGATTTAAAGTgtctataaattttatttttgctatTACATTATTTTTGTGACTAGTGTTAATCCTCTGACGGATCCCAGTAAGATACCCCTACACCACCTCCCATCGTACGAATGATAATTTGCCCTGATAGGACTTCAGCatgaatattattttaagttttttatatgCAAACCATTCTAATTAGTCAGTTTAATTTAGTTATACTCAACTTtactagttttagtatatttaGGTTGTCAAGATAGCTTTGATTTAGTTTAGTAGGTTTAAACTgcttattatatttaataattcttGATTGTTGATAGATGTTGCTACTTGATTCTTCATTcttgtttgttgattgttgatagaTGTTGCTATTTAAGTGAGTTGTTGATGGCGCATTCTAGTTATAAATGAAACTTTgtcaaaaatttctaaaaaaatctaaatataattgaAGTTTGTAGATTACTTCGAAGTATATTTTAGTAAATTACTAAACCTAAGTTTTTCATTGATAGGTTTGTCCCAAATAATAATACATGTACACAGGAGTGTACTAATGTTATCAAGTTTATGTACGACCACCCATGACCGAGATATAAGAAGATCCCAACTCAGACCAGAGAGCAATAGTTTCAGAAGTGAGTGGTAAGAACTCAACATATTAAAATCTTAGTATtagtttatatcttttattttgtttaattatgtatttaatttcgATTAACTCGTCCTAAATGCTCTTTCTGTAGGAGAAATTTATATGGGACAAGACTCACGATCTCATGATCAGAAAGATCTTTAACCATCGGATGGCAAGGCGGCTTCAATAGATGTTGGAGGACGTATGTGAGCACCGCGACTGCCTCACCATTTGGCTCCGCTCAGACATTAAGAAGTTACTGTACATCCATTGGGAGACTGATGAAGGGTTCAAGCGTCACTGCCTTACCAACAGAGCTAACAGGGCATTGGACAGGTCATTAAAGTATATCGGTAGGTTAGCAACTTTCATGAAGACTAAGGTCAGGTTAGTAAGtaacttgttttattttattattaagtttgTTTGGTCTTAATATAATGTCATTATTACTTGAATTAACACGTGGTTACAAAATGTGTAGTCTAAGTCATTGGATCGTGAGGCGACGATGGCGGAGACCTTCAACTATACTTATACGTTGAAGCAGGTTGCATATCATTACGTGAGTAACATCATGTGatatatcatttttaaattaactgTGAACCTAATCATAAAATATGTTACACAGGAATCCTATATACAGAGATTGGAGGCCACAACCCAACAATTTCAGCGTACTGAAGATGACGGCAACGACTCCACCGCATCAGTCGTCGATCCTGATCAGGTTTGGCGTGAGGCCACATCTGAGCCGTACAAGAATTGCATGTACGAGCTCGGATCGTTCTTTTTCAACAACCTCTGCATGTCCACATTGAGGCATTCATCCGCCTCTGTCACCAGTCATCCCATCGATCTGGAGGACAGCGTGGATTTGAGGGAGCAGGTATGCTCCTTATCAGGAGCCTTCACCAATAGGCTCAATAGCTGCGGGAGTTTGAGGATGGCTATCAGACAATCCTCTCATGCATGACAGACACAAATGACCTAAGGCTGGAGTGAGGGCAAAAGTTGGAGTAGCTTCAACAGATGGAGCGACACATGGCGTCGTACGAAGATCAAATGCACGCTGCTGGAAATGACATTACTGGTGGTAGCGGTGTTGATGGAGGGGCACGGACATCACCACCTAGGCTGACGCTTCAGCAGCAGGACCAGCGGAATGACGATGATGACGACGACTTTCAATGACTAGTGTTTTTTATACACTGTTTGATTGTATCATATCCTCTGTTATTTgacttttcattttatttatacaCTTGATCATTTTATTTGACTTTCATGGCTATCGACAACGTACTCTTTGTCGGGTTCTTTATCCTCAACGTCCATGTCCTGGACTGGACTAGCACAGTGCAACGGTCTTGGTGCGAGCGGTGGGTCATCCGATACAAAAGTCGAGCCgccagcaccaccaccaccaacatcatGAATCTCCgcagaaagctccatcacttgtttAACCATAATTCTGCCATGCACATCAAACATTAGGCGTACATGCTCATTGTCATAAAGGCAGAATAGATGAAACCAAAATATACCATTCTCCATCAGTGCTAGCATCCTATATCTAACTCTATCAACCTCTTTTCTCTCACCACCGCCGATGTGCATCAATATCATACTCTTTAACTCAGAAACGAATTTGCTCTTCGAGTTCGGAAAAGCGC
Encoded here:
- the LOC112750762 gene encoding WAT1-related protein At3g28050 — encoded protein: MARRWSFYKNLLPILLLIGIECNDMGLLTLFKAATNKGMSNHVFVAYAYAIATIVLIPAPFISKRSRVVPPLSFSILSKIVLLGIIGSSSQILGYAGISYSSPTLASSIGNLVPAFTFLLAVFFRMEKMDVKSRISQAKVMGSIISIAGAFVLTFYKGPSISNNSHTKITSLPLLQQPINLPRAVDTNWVLAGILLTADYLLFSIWYILQVDVLKDYPDELSMLFFYNVTSTIISTIVGSILEPNASAWKIRLDISLVSILCSGLLGKFLSNAIYAWVMHIKGPVFVTAFKPLSIVISVAMGVMFLGDTLYIGSIIGATIISIGLYTVLWGKSKEEAEEDVIGSLESLTSENVPFLHSYNTSYSEKKTDTN